Proteins found in one Acinetobacter sp. XH1741 genomic segment:
- the apbC gene encoding iron-sulfur cluster carrier protein ApbC — protein sequence MSWLSSLKSVFSPAQEVKEDEIQTVLQNYLLPHSKDALKERISQLQVQGRVLQLTINTFPDEKEHLQQIHDELADALEKCGIEELNLHVVQQKRPSQESTGQGCSSKAPKENSNLPPVVDASTKPEPDPNNPPIQKAAPQQRDVPLHPRIKNVILVSSGKGGVGKSTTTVNLALALQKMGLKVGVLDADIYGPSIPTMLGNAGKTPLIESENFVPLDAYGMAVLSIGHLTGDNNTPVAWRGPKATGALMQLFNQTLWPDLDVLMIDMPPGTGDIQLTLAQRIPVTGSIIVTTPQNVALLDATKGIELFNKVGIPVLGVVENMSTHICSNCGHEEQIFGIGGGDKLSEQYHIPLLGRLPLNAQIREHADQGKPSVVAMDDAADSYIDIAKAVWQQIEKIPQRTRDDKRIF from the coding sequence ATGTCTTGGCTTTCTTCATTAAAGTCCGTTTTTTCACCCGCCCAAGAAGTGAAAGAAGATGAAATCCAAACCGTACTCCAAAATTATTTGCTCCCACATTCAAAAGATGCCTTAAAAGAGCGTATTAGTCAGCTTCAAGTGCAAGGTCGGGTTTTACAACTTACCATTAATACATTCCCTGATGAAAAAGAGCATTTGCAGCAGATTCATGATGAATTAGCTGATGCCTTAGAAAAGTGTGGTATTGAAGAACTTAACTTACATGTAGTTCAACAAAAGCGCCCTTCACAAGAAAGCACAGGGCAAGGTTGTTCATCTAAAGCACCTAAAGAAAATTCGAACTTACCTCCGGTAGTTGATGCTTCAACTAAACCTGAACCTGATCCAAACAATCCACCGATTCAGAAAGCTGCTCCCCAACAAAGAGATGTTCCACTTCATCCGCGTATTAAGAACGTTATTTTAGTCTCTTCTGGTAAGGGCGGGGTTGGTAAATCGACAACCACTGTTAATTTAGCACTTGCCTTACAAAAAATGGGTTTAAAGGTTGGCGTGTTGGATGCAGATATTTATGGTCCAAGTATTCCGACCATGCTTGGCAATGCTGGAAAAACGCCTCTTATTGAAAGTGAAAACTTTGTACCCTTAGACGCTTATGGTATGGCGGTTCTTTCTATCGGACATTTAACTGGCGATAACAATACACCCGTAGCATGGCGCGGTCCGAAGGCAACAGGCGCTCTAATGCAATTGTTTAATCAGACACTTTGGCCTGATTTAGATGTATTAATGATTGATATGCCACCAGGTACAGGTGATATACAGCTTACTCTTGCGCAGCGTATTCCTGTTACTGGTTCAATTATTGTAACTACCCCACAAAATGTTGCTTTATTAGATGCAACCAAAGGAATTGAGCTATTTAATAAAGTCGGTATTCCTGTATTGGGCGTGGTTGAAAATATGTCTACCCATATTTGTTCAAACTGTGGGCATGAAGAACAGATTTTTGGTATTGGTGGCGGTGATAAGCTCTCGGAGCAATACCATATTCCATTATTAGGCCGTTTACCTCTAAATGCTCAAATACGGGAACATGCAGATCAAGGTAAACCTAGTGTTGTAGCTATGGATGACGCAGCTGATAGTTATATCGATATTGCTAAAGCAGTATGGCAGCAGATTGAAAAAATTCCTCAGCGTACACGTGATGATAAACGCATCTTTTGA
- a CDS encoding 5'-methylthioadenosine/S-adenosylhomocysteine nucleosidase codes for MQFKYMAGVISVCSTLFLVGCNDDHSSVSQTSTAQEQKQKLQPIIIQGALPVESQQLAAKLQNVTVETVGGWTFWKGTHNGYPMIISKTRMGMSNSAAATALAIERYKPIAIINQGTAGGHDPDLHVYDIVLGKYATNIGAFKTPKQPIGGGSNSLKWVEAFDVLPTDESDPEPIQIRKFEGDKELLMAAHKVRYDKGQVVEGTIGSADVWNNELDRIQFFHQRYGTSVEEMEAASVAQVAKQFKVPFLGIRILSNNITNKGAYDPHTGEACQDYVLNVAEEYMKSKLPK; via the coding sequence ATGCAATTTAAATATATGGCTGGCGTAATTAGCGTATGTAGTACTTTATTCTTGGTTGGATGCAACGACGACCACTCATCAGTTTCGCAAACATCGACAGCTCAAGAGCAAAAACAGAAATTACAGCCAATTATTATTCAAGGTGCATTACCTGTAGAGTCACAACAGTTGGCAGCCAAATTACAGAATGTGACGGTTGAAACTGTAGGTGGATGGACATTCTGGAAGGGAACTCACAATGGCTATCCAATGATTATCTCTAAAACACGCATGGGCATGAGTAATTCTGCTGCTGCGACGGCTTTGGCAATCGAGCGTTATAAACCGATTGCGATTATTAATCAGGGAACAGCAGGTGGTCATGACCCTGATCTACATGTTTACGATATTGTTTTAGGAAAATATGCAACTAATATAGGTGCTTTTAAAACACCAAAACAACCTATAGGAGGAGGTTCAAATTCACTCAAATGGGTTGAAGCGTTTGATGTGTTGCCAACAGATGAGTCTGATCCTGAACCTATTCAGATCCGTAAATTTGAAGGCGATAAAGAACTATTAATGGCGGCTCATAAAGTCCGTTATGATAAGGGGCAAGTTGTTGAAGGGACCATTGGTTCGGCAGATGTGTGGAACAATGAACTTGATCGTATTCAATTTTTCCATCAACGTTATGGTACTTCTGTTGAAGAAATGGAAGCAGCATCCGTTGCACAAGTCGCTAAACAATTTAAGGTCCCATTTTTAGGAATTCGAATTTTATCTAATAATATTACTAATAAAGGAGCATACGATCCACATACTGGAGAAGCTTGCCAAGACTACGTGCTTAATGTAGCCGAAGAATATATGAAATCAAAACTACCAAAATAA
- a CDS encoding DUF2062 domain-containing protein: MIMAKQFFQSWLPSPEKVSNMKFLRIFGQKTLNPVLWYVNRKSITRAVFVGTFFGLLPIPFHSVFIVMAVLLFEVNLPISLMLAWLSNPLTLVPILYVGFWFGAHIYHVHMINKKMLLGVLHQISRWITHLGHGHIDFSLAKILMSGLIVEALVFAIILYLVTEVFWRWMVIRNWRNRPGHKKQEDAL; encoded by the coding sequence ATGATTATGGCAAAGCAATTTTTTCAGTCTTGGCTTCCTTCTCCAGAGAAAGTTTCAAATATGAAATTTTTAAGGATTTTTGGGCAAAAAACCCTTAATCCTGTGCTTTGGTATGTCAATCGTAAGTCTATTACTAGAGCCGTTTTCGTAGGAACTTTTTTCGGTTTATTACCTATACCATTTCACAGTGTATTTATTGTGATGGCGGTATTGTTATTTGAAGTTAATCTGCCTATCAGTTTAATGCTTGCTTGGCTTAGTAACCCACTTACATTAGTTCCTATTTTATATGTTGGCTTCTGGTTTGGTGCCCATATTTATCATGTACATATGATCAATAAAAAGATGCTCTTAGGTGTATTACACCAGATTTCTCGATGGATTACTCACTTAGGGCATGGCCATATTGATTTTAGTCTTGCTAAAATTTTAATGTCAGGACTTATTGTTGAAGCCCTTGTGTTTGCAATCATTCTCTATTTAGTGACTGAGGTTTTCTGGCGTTGGATGGTGATCCGAAACTGGAGAAACAGACCGGGCCATAAAAAACAAGAAGATGCTCTTTAA
- a CDS encoding LysE family transporter codes for MISWLFIGLVATILLTPGPTNTLLASSGVQVGLKKSARLIPAEVLGYVISISAWGMLIGKVSATLPFLPPMLKLLSACYIIFLAIKLWHTANQHFELEQPTIRPRELFCATLLNPKALLFASAIFPVTAWSDFHIYLIHMLTYLALITPIALFWIFLGSVLAANKVSWLNQSNLQRTASLILVSFSIPISYSALLNL; via the coding sequence ATGATTTCATGGCTTTTTATAGGCTTAGTTGCCACGATTTTACTTACCCCTGGCCCAACAAATACTTTACTTGCATCTTCAGGTGTACAAGTGGGGCTTAAAAAATCTGCGAGACTCATTCCAGCAGAAGTTCTTGGGTACGTGATTTCAATTTCAGCTTGGGGAATGTTAATCGGGAAAGTTTCCGCAACGCTTCCTTTTTTACCTCCTATGCTTAAGTTGCTGAGTGCTTGTTATATTATTTTTTTAGCAATTAAGTTATGGCATACAGCCAATCAACACTTTGAACTAGAACAGCCCACAATTCGACCACGTGAACTATTTTGTGCAACTTTACTAAATCCGAAAGCATTACTTTTTGCTTCAGCGATTTTTCCTGTTACAGCTTGGTCTGATTTTCATATTTATTTAATTCATATGCTGACTTATTTAGCTTTGATTACACCGATTGCTTTATTCTGGATTTTCTTAGGATCAGTTTTGGCTGCTAATAAAGTGAGTTGGTTAAATCAATCGAATCTACAAAGAACAGCTTCACTAATTTTAGTCAGCTTTTCAATTCCGATTAGCTATTCTGCGTTATTAAACCTTTAA
- the dcd gene encoding dCTP deaminase, whose protein sequence is MAIKSDRWIREMSEKHGMIEPYAENQVRFDKNGEKLISYGVSSYGYDVRCAREFKVFTNVHSAIVDPKNFDDKSFIDIESDVCIIPPNSFALARTIEYFRIPRNVLTVCLGKSTYARCGIIVNVTPLEPEWEGHVTLEFSNTTNLPARIYAGEGVAQMLFFESDEVCETSYKDRGGKYQGQTGVTLPKT, encoded by the coding sequence ATGGCTATTAAGTCTGATCGTTGGATTCGCGAAATGAGCGAAAAACACGGCATGATTGAACCTTATGCAGAGAATCAAGTCCGTTTTGATAAGAATGGCGAAAAATTGATTTCCTATGGGGTCTCTAGCTATGGTTATGACGTACGCTGTGCCCGTGAATTTAAAGTTTTCACTAACGTACATTCTGCAATTGTTGATCCGAAAAATTTTGACGATAAGAGTTTTATCGACATTGAGTCTGATGTCTGTATTATTCCGCCAAACTCATTTGCGCTAGCGCGTACAATTGAATATTTCCGTATTCCACGTAATGTTTTGACTGTATGTCTTGGTAAATCAACTTATGCGCGCTGCGGTATTATTGTAAATGTGACTCCTTTAGAGCCAGAATGGGAAGGCCACGTTACTTTAGAGTTTTCAAATACTACTAACTTGCCTGCGCGTATTTATGCGGGTGAAGGTGTAGCGCAAATGTTGTTCTTTGAAAGTGATGAGGTTTGTGAAACTTCTTATAAAGACCGTGGTGGTAAGTACCAAGGCCAAACTGGCGTTACACTTCCTAAGACCTAA
- a CDS encoding DUF6160 family protein — protein MKKITALLLTLCVATATHAELQTLDNDALQAINGQAGADLSLVLNLNQTNNSIFDNGSGGVCENVEFCHIGLAINKRFVQADATKPSGWAENSDSGNKLWLVFKGVQGTLNIQKMGLDGADLKYLDKTNTEIIKPAIQLSFSAAQPILIRNFGFNALSIEQDNFSSSTTAQGSSANMYDYAYFKKPTYAATANSATQQVATATPSAYDYGRETGFMGLMMNGNLAIQGKVMVFSCDGSHPRC, from the coding sequence ATGAAAAAAATAACTGCTTTACTCCTTACCCTGTGTGTTGCAACTGCGACTCATGCGGAGCTACAAACCTTAGATAATGATGCACTACAGGCGATTAATGGCCAAGCAGGTGCCGATTTATCACTCGTGCTTAATTTAAACCAAACCAATAACAGCATATTTGATAATGGCAGTGGCGGTGTTTGTGAAAATGTAGAGTTCTGCCATATTGGTTTAGCTATTAACAAGCGTTTTGTGCAAGCAGATGCGACGAAACCAAGTGGTTGGGCAGAAAATAGTGATAGTGGTAATAAGCTTTGGTTGGTGTTTAAAGGCGTACAAGGAACTTTAAACATTCAAAAAATGGGTTTGGATGGTGCTGATTTAAAGTATCTTGATAAAACCAATACAGAAATTATTAAGCCCGCAATTCAACTGAGTTTTAGTGCTGCACAGCCAATTTTAATACGTAACTTTGGTTTTAATGCTTTATCGATTGAGCAAGATAACTTTAGCAGCTCAACAACGGCACAAGGCTCAAGTGCCAATATGTATGATTATGCATATTTTAAAAAGCCAACCTACGCAGCGACTGCAAACAGTGCAACTCAACAAGTTGCAACGGCAACACCTTCTGCTTATGACTATGGGCGTGAAACAGGTTTTATGGGCCTCATGATGAATGGGAATTTGGCAATTCAAGGAAAAGTCATGGTGTTTAGCTGTGATGGTAGCCATCCCCGTTGTTAA
- a CDS encoding DUF6160 family protein, producing MNKNKESHGSKFILNTLAASMLLVSGQVFALEALTDADLSAVNGQDGISIQTTFNEINIDNAYWDDHAGTPTSADQVLRAQASGVKIQKSNASTQALGTNYRLDVGSNTTTGKAGIDFSMQSSPSLITVNSVKVCNSSATCSPTMGQMAIQTTSPLNLALTTQDGLFSPNSQSNMTLGINNANIYLGQLDARSQLNQLILKNFNFNFVGKGVMFIDPIRGVVLQTNTGTNVAAVGQTPNSTYGYVDFNRVADSASGLTAGTYVDSNGKVTNSGLNIEVMLSSNVDKTNPYGLDATNTPQNSKGLIRLGASGRMVNSYLQVRGMDGSSDTTTLGTANTASGTTSSNSILGNTGIAFRMKGEFTKDNDSMLGSDGKATTLEIGGAGLNAYGFEFGNLTGLNSATRGYFDSGNIYLNLADTKTLLMPNNATLNSIRLGSGTLTTAADYQHNIHRDTVTNPFSLILAMRGAEFQAFSRRGRFTTSANVAAANQFADNGLSNQWGLALPFYNLNANAAVYGVDAPANSAYYYTKDANGKPIQNAVGTSGTTSRLGFGVAVGTTGRDAGGTKTTSILLIDGSPNANNAGNPTDYYMGLRNIDMFLKGNGTIGLENGSLNISLREMLLALSTEIAAGYLPGAKYKTCPATGSCTSPIDNFARNNDVLFGLKLRLGGDLNLSIVPNSSIADGSALTVLGDFTMPATATGNSVQISDPIDGSAIGFENMTGKLAFNTALVVGKDSASGLGKVGVNTAVYFNPDKNIDGALRVKDINFYPPSTGAGARLGELAITGGRLNSSFSIVPRNGAFN from the coding sequence ATGAACAAAAATAAAGAAAGTCACGGCTCAAAGTTTATTTTAAATACATTAGCAGCCAGCATGTTGTTAGTGAGTGGACAAGTTTTTGCTTTAGAAGCTTTAACGGATGCCGATTTGAGCGCAGTCAATGGTCAAGATGGAATCTCGATTCAAACTACGTTTAATGAAATTAATATTGATAATGCTTACTGGGACGACCATGCAGGCACGCCAACAAGTGCTGATCAGGTTTTAAGAGCTCAAGCGAGCGGTGTAAAAATACAAAAAAGTAATGCTTCTACACAAGCTTTAGGAACGAACTATCGTTTAGATGTGGGAAGTAATACAACTACAGGTAAAGCTGGCATTGATTTTTCTATGCAAAGCAGTCCCTCCCTTATAACTGTAAATAGCGTTAAAGTGTGTAATAGCTCTGCTACCTGTTCACCAACAATGGGGCAGATGGCGATACAAACAACTTCTCCTTTAAATTTAGCATTGACTACTCAAGATGGTTTATTTAGCCCCAATAGTCAGTCCAATATGACGCTGGGTATAAATAACGCAAATATTTATTTGGGGCAATTAGACGCACGTAGTCAGCTAAACCAACTGATATTAAAGAACTTTAATTTTAATTTTGTGGGTAAAGGGGTCATGTTTATTGATCCTATTCGTGGCGTAGTTTTACAAACGAATACCGGAACAAATGTGGCTGCTGTTGGACAAACCCCAAATAGTACTTATGGCTATGTCGATTTTAATCGCGTTGCTGATTCAGCTTCCGGATTAACAGCAGGTACTTATGTTGATAGTAATGGCAAAGTGACTAATTCGGGTTTGAACATTGAAGTAATGCTCAGCTCCAATGTTGATAAAACTAATCCCTATGGATTGGATGCGACCAATACACCGCAAAATTCAAAAGGTTTAATTCGATTGGGCGCAAGCGGACGTATGGTAAATAGTTATTTACAAGTCCGTGGTATGGATGGTTCTTCAGATACAACCACTCTAGGTACTGCGAATACGGCTTCGGGTACGACTTCAAGTAATAGTATTTTAGGTAATACGGGAATTGCCTTCCGTATGAAAGGTGAATTCACCAAAGATAATGATTCAATGCTGGGTTCAGATGGTAAAGCCACGACTTTAGAAATTGGTGGGGCAGGTTTAAATGCCTACGGTTTCGAGTTTGGTAATTTAACTGGACTGAATTCAGCTACACGTGGTTACTTTGATAGCGGAAATATTTATTTAAATCTTGCCGATACAAAAACCTTATTAATGCCAAATAACGCAACCTTAAATAGTATTCGTTTAGGTTCTGGTACTTTAACAACCGCTGCCGATTATCAACATAATATTCATCGTGATACGGTGACTAATCCATTTAGTTTAATTCTTGCGATGCGTGGAGCCGAGTTTCAGGCATTTTCAAGACGTGGCCGTTTTACCACAAGTGCGAATGTCGCTGCTGCCAATCAATTTGCAGACAATGGCTTAAGTAACCAATGGGGCTTGGCGTTACCTTTTTATAATTTAAATGCCAATGCTGCTGTTTATGGTGTAGATGCACCTGCAAATAGTGCTTATTACTATACAAAAGATGCTAATGGTAAACCGATTCAAAATGCTGTGGGTACTTCGGGAACAACTTCGCGTTTAGGTTTTGGTGTCGCTGTTGGAACAACAGGACGCGATGCAGGTGGAACTAAAACGACTTCAATTTTATTAATTGATGGTTCTCCAAACGCCAATAATGCGGGTAATCCTACCGACTATTACATGGGTTTACGTAATATTGATATGTTCCTAAAAGGTAATGGCACTATCGGTTTGGAAAATGGCAGTCTCAATATTAGTTTAAGAGAAATGCTACTTGCTTTATCTACCGAAATTGCAGCGGGTTATTTACCGGGAGCTAAATATAAAACTTGTCCAGCAACAGGATCTTGTACTTCACCGATCGATAACTTTGCCAGAAATAATGATGTCTTATTTGGCTTAAAACTACGCTTAGGCGGCGATTTAAATTTATCGATTGTGCCAAATAGTTCGATTGCCGATGGTAGTGCTTTAACTGTTTTAGGTGATTTTACAATGCCTGCTACAGCAACTGGAAACTCAGTTCAGATTAGTGACCCAATTGATGGCTCTGCAATTGGTTTTGAGAATATGACTGGTAAGCTTGCGTTTAACACGGCGTTAGTTGTTGGAAAAGACAGCGCGAGTGGTTTGGGTAAGGTGGGTGTAAATACCGCAGTGTATTTTAATCCCGATAAAAATATTGATGGTGCTTTACGCGTTAAAGATATTAACTTCTATCCACCTTCAACAGGGGCAGGCGCACGTTTAGGTGAACTTGCAATTACTGGTGGACGTTTAAATAGTAGCTTTAGCATTGTGCCGAGAAATGGTGCTTTTAACTAA
- a CDS encoding DUF6160 family protein, with the protein MKNKNIGCWLLLATSSSVFAMQPLDDQSLSATTGQNGLTLGIQADKVKFNQVALIDTNGIASTAYNSKAGLVIAGNAANPVPGIEFIKAAASTNPSFNIAIDTDAGAGKPFVNLAITMGSDVNGIQLLPFSVYLAPNTSLSSPSDYAVTSYAPKSIFSSGTTVNTGVKELIRSTGNLDINFVQTNKPRLNIQLGHAAQSVMVKFGGAIQSICSAASGCPITLVSDYTGASFGFKFAGTNPSTGFVLDGFYAGVDPTGLTFGNTGASSKFDASLNNVTLGNAGLQSPTTFNNLPNGSMGSFGVTGASVTDFKMKVSGF; encoded by the coding sequence ATGAAAAATAAAAATATAGGGTGCTGGCTATTACTTGCCACTAGTTCAAGTGTTTTTGCGATGCAGCCTTTGGATGATCAAAGTCTTTCAGCAACGACGGGTCAAAATGGTTTAACGCTAGGTATTCAGGCCGATAAAGTTAAATTTAATCAAGTCGCACTCATCGATACTAACGGTATTGCCTCTACCGCTTACAATAGTAAAGCTGGTCTTGTTATTGCTGGAAATGCGGCCAATCCGGTTCCCGGTATTGAGTTTATTAAAGCAGCTGCCTCAACTAATCCTTCTTTTAATATTGCTATAGATACCGATGCAGGCGCGGGTAAACCTTTCGTAAATTTAGCTATCACCATGGGAAGTGATGTAAACGGTATTCAACTTTTACCATTTTCAGTTTATTTAGCACCTAATACTTCGCTTTCTAGCCCCTCTGATTATGCAGTGACCAGTTATGCCCCAAAATCAATTTTTAGTTCGGGAACCACGGTAAATACAGGAGTGAAAGAACTTATTCGCTCTACTGGAAATTTGGATATTAACTTTGTACAGACCAATAAACCTCGTTTAAACATTCAATTGGGGCATGCTGCTCAGTCTGTGATGGTCAAATTTGGTGGAGCAATTCAATCGATTTGTTCTGCTGCATCTGGTTGCCCAATTACTCTGGTGTCCGATTATACAGGTGCTTCATTTGGGTTTAAATTTGCAGGGACAAATCCATCTACAGGTTTTGTTCTTGATGGTTTCTATGCAGGAGTTGATCCGACTGGACTTACTTTTGGCAATACGGGGGCATCTAGTAAATTTGATGCATCGCTTAACAATGTAACTTTAGGAAATGCAGGCCTACAAAGTCCAACAACGTTTAATAATTTACCTAATGGGTCTATGGGGAGTTTTGGAGTTACGGGTGCTTCGGTAACCGACTTTAAAATGAAAGTAAGCGGGTTTTAG
- a CDS encoding tRNA-dihydrouridine synthase — translation MKLILAPMEGLTDPIMRDTLTSVGHFDWCVTEFIRVTDSILPDHIYYSFCPELKNDGKTAAGTPVHVQFLGNNPDMLAANAAKVVELGAPAIDLNFGCPAKTVNRHRGGSVLLDEPDVVHLLIKAVRDAVPAHIPVSAKMRLGYLDENHTMENAHAVEDAGASWLTVHARTKADGYTPPAYWEKILPIKEALKINVIANGEIWTNADAKACQQQSGCEDLMIGRGAVTTPDLTQCIRNNMDDALFTWEQLVDLQIRFLNGQAKTEIGMVGRYKQWLGMMTKAYPQAKELWDQVKRIKALDEIVQKLEQTSSSHH, via the coding sequence GTGAAACTCATACTCGCTCCAATGGAAGGTTTAACTGACCCGATCATGCGGGATACACTCACATCTGTTGGTCACTTCGACTGGTGTGTAACCGAGTTTATTCGCGTTACAGACAGCATTTTGCCAGACCATATCTATTATAGTTTTTGTCCTGAGTTAAAGAACGACGGTAAAACAGCCGCAGGTACGCCAGTTCACGTCCAGTTCTTAGGGAACAATCCAGATATGCTGGCAGCAAATGCTGCAAAAGTGGTTGAGCTAGGTGCTCCTGCAATCGACCTTAATTTTGGTTGCCCTGCAAAAACAGTTAATCGACACCGAGGTGGTTCCGTACTTCTTGATGAACCTGACGTGGTACATCTGCTTATTAAAGCAGTCCGCGATGCAGTACCTGCACACATTCCTGTTTCAGCAAAAATGCGTTTGGGTTATCTTGATGAAAACCACACTATGGAAAATGCCCATGCAGTTGAAGATGCTGGTGCAAGCTGGTTAACCGTTCATGCCCGAACAAAAGCAGATGGCTATACACCTCCTGCCTACTGGGAAAAAATTCTACCGATTAAAGAAGCTTTAAAAATTAATGTAATTGCTAACGGCGAAATCTGGACCAATGCCGATGCTAAAGCCTGCCAACAGCAATCTGGTTGTGAAGATTTAATGATTGGTCGTGGTGCTGTGACGACGCCTGATTTAACCCAATGCATTCGTAATAATATGGATGACGCATTATTTACTTGGGAACAACTCGTTGACTTGCAAATCCGTTTTTTAAATGGTCAAGCCAAAACAGAAATTGGAATGGTGGGTCGTTATAAGCAATGGTTAGGCATGATGACTAAAGCCTATCCTCAAGCGAAAGAATTATGGGACCAAGTTAAACGAATTAAAGCTTTAGATGAAATTGTTCAAAAGTTAGAACAAACCAGTTCATCACATCATTAA
- a CDS encoding cytochrome c biogenesis protein CcsA → MISLPLVYTILALIAYTTSFWYLFIRLMSKREPNPWLFALVTTLALLLHGTVLCHAMLTPLGINYDVFNLVSFTSWLMLLLSLIFSTFRPIVPLNLLGIPVAAIGLILGFAFSKSNQFIEQHSLGLDTHIILSLSAYAVLLMATIHAILIWFQNRELKKKQKKRFWVNLLPPIQAMESLLFDLIITGFILLTIALAFGFLTVDSFFAQHLAHKTVFSIISWIIYGSLLIGHYKLGWRGQKAIRFTLIGFALLAIGFIGSKFVLEMILGR, encoded by the coding sequence ATGATTAGCCTCCCCTTGGTTTATACAATTTTGGCACTCATCGCATATACCACTTCTTTCTGGTATCTGTTCATACGTTTAATGTCAAAACGTGAACCAAACCCATGGTTATTTGCTCTTGTTACGACCTTGGCACTGCTACTGCACGGTACAGTTTTATGCCATGCCATGCTGACGCCTTTAGGAATTAACTATGATGTTTTTAATTTAGTTTCTTTTACATCATGGCTTATGTTGTTGTTAAGTTTAATTTTTAGTACATTTCGCCCGATTGTGCCTTTAAACTTACTTGGCATTCCTGTCGCTGCAATTGGTCTTATTTTAGGTTTTGCATTTAGTAAATCAAATCAGTTTATCGAGCAGCATTCACTAGGTCTTGATACACATATTATTCTTTCACTTTCTGCCTATGCAGTTTTACTGATGGCAACCATACACGCAATTTTAATATGGTTCCAAAATCGTGAACTCAAAAAGAAACAAAAAAAACGTTTTTGGGTCAATTTACTTCCGCCAATTCAGGCAATGGAATCTTTATTATTTGACTTAATCATTACCGGTTTTATTTTATTAACGATTGCTCTGGCGTTTGGCTTCTTAACAGTTGATAGCTTCTTTGCCCAACATCTCGCTCATAAAACCGTATTTAGTATTATTTCATGGATTATTTATGGATCATTACTCATTGGCCATTACAAACTCGGATGGCGCGGTCAAAAAGCGATTCGTTTTACTCTAATTGGTTTTGCTCTATTAGCGATCGGTTTTATTGGCAGTAAATTTGTACTCGAAATGATATTAGGCCGATAA